The segment AGCTGAACAACGGCCTTTAAAAGTGATCTTACCGGCTGCAAGTCCAGGACAAAATTCATTGCTGGAACACTAGTGAACCAGATTCTGTTTCTGCATTTCATAGGTGACTTTCCCGGCAGCGTTTGGTGCATAGGAACCTTTATTTTAGGATATCATTTTCTGTATTGAACAGCATACATCAACCAGGCAGAAAATAAGCCATTTAAAAGATTAAGTGACCACATACAGCAACAAATCTATAGGAACTGCTTATTGGTCACTGATAATTGGACAATGTGCCGTGGATGTTATCTAAATTTGACTCTCCGAGCCCACTAGGCATGGAATACGAAAACTTTGGCACTCCACCGAGTGTTGGCCAAGAAGTATGTAGAACTATGGAAGTTGTGCAGTGGGACACTGGCAAGTGTGTCCAGCACACAATGTACTTGTAGGCAGCCTCCTCTAGAGGCAGTATAACACTAGAGACGTGACCGGTAGCTATTCCACGTAGATCTAAGCATCCATTCTGGGTTGATGAACCTGTCATACCAGGGAAAGCTTCTTCATAGTCCTCCACCTGTCCTTTATCATGACGGCGGTGCGGTTTTGGAAATCATAACTCTTCTGAATTTTTGCCCAGCTGCCTTCCCCATATTTCTTAACGCCGCACTTAATCCATTCTGTTTCTTCAATGGTCCATTTCTGAAAGTCAAAAGCAGCAAGTAATTACCAATTGGTCCACACAAACCTCTTCGTAGGCTACTAGCAAAATTTGATTGGTCTGTACTGAAAAGGGGTGGAGTCTCATTTCTTCCCTTCACCAGACtaaaggatttatttattttttttatttttttttaaaagcagaagtaatgcaaatattttacaatgtaaggaCACATTCTGTTAAAAGCAGCACTAGCGTTAAGAAAATATAGGAACAAATGGTTACAAAACTTTTGGTACTTGTACTTTTCCTTATACATTGTGTGCCGCTTCTTAGTAGGATCACAAGAGACATTCACATGACTGTTTAGAGGAATATAGTAGGATAAAAGAACACAGCAGATATATTCATTCTTTTCTATGTTCCGCACTGCACACCCCATGCATTACCCTGATCTGCCATATGAATGGCCATTGTAATCCTCAAAGGGGGAAGGGGATTTAAATCCCTGTTTGAGAAGCATTTGGTTTTGACCAATGCTAGTTGACTGGAGTGCAGCTACAGAAGGGGAGGAGGATGGACAGCCAGTGTGAACACCCCCCAATAATACACAAAACTTTATTAGTATATCAAAAGGAGAAACAAAAGCAATGTTTGGATACTACTTAAAGCTCAGTCGTACAAACAGAGCAAAGCCTATTAGTGTCCATTAACAAGAACCCCTTGGCCCAAGCTCAGAGAGCACCATCCACTTTATCAGGCCTGTCTATCCTATggctctgcaggtgttgtgaaactacaagtcccagcatgccctgccagctattggctggctatccaatggcaaagcatgctggggcttgtagtttcacaacacccggagagccacaggttgggcaGGCCTCCACTAGACTGTAAGATTGCACTCTCCTCTTTGTTCCGTACACAGCTGCATTGTTTTGTAGGACGTGTATGATCCCGTTTTATGTGGTTTTCCCCACTGcccagaataataataataataataataataataataataatctcaccTGTTTCCTTACACCAGTTGGGCTGTCATCAGATTTTGAAGTTCTTGATCCTGCAGAAAGTATTCAGAGAAAAGGTTTCATGCATTGGTAAATACTCAACACCGTGTGATAGCAGCAATGTTTTAAATGACATTCTCAGCTGTCCTCGCCTTTCACCACTGACGCTCAGTGAGAGGGACCAATTTTATTTTGGGAATGATGTGTAGGCCTGTACAGGTAACCGACTCTCCCAACTGTGTGTGACCCCTTCCCTAAAGTCTGACGAAGTGCAAGACCATTTCTATGAACCCAATTAAAAGAAGTGACTGTTGCAACACGTTAAGGACTAATCCCTAGTTGGTTTGTGGATCACTTCAATGCGTTATGGACGGAGCCAAAACTTACTCTTTCCCTGGAATAATTGTTCCTCATCGCTCCAATCGTCTTGTTCAGACACATTAACCCTGTTTAATATAGGATTTCTGGTTCTGTGGAGAAAACACATTTACACAATGTTATATAGCACAGCATCAGTTCACTTTTATCAAGCAACCTACTAAAACAGAAAAGATAGGCAACCCGTGGCTCACCACCCtagggaactacaagtctcagtaaGCATTGCCGGCCTTGGGATAAAGAGCCAATCAGTCGCCTAAGCATGCACAAGGTAGCTGGTAACAAAGTGTGGCTTAGTGGGAAGCACTGTggtttagtagttagcacttctgccttacaatactggggtcatgagttcaattcccgaccatggccttatctgtgtgttcgTATATTCTCCCAGTTTgcgcgtgggcttcctccgggtgcttcggtttcctcccacactccaaaaacatactagtaggttaattggctgctatcaaattgaccctagtctgtctgaatgttagggaatttagactgtaagctccaatggggcagggactgatgtgaatgagttatctgtacagcgctgcggagttagtggcgctatataaatagctggtgacgATGATAAACGGGTGTTAAGACAGTAAACGTTCCACTATGGTGACAATGACACTTCCATGTAATTTACAGGTCCCTTATTTCCTAGATTGGTTGCTCAAGAATAATGCTGTGTCTTACAGTAATTACTAGGGATGAGGTAGGATACAATCAAAACAAATGGGTAGCTTACCAGGGTCTATTAATATCACCAAACACATTCAATGGTTTTTACACTTTGCAGACTAAAGCACCACTACACTATTTAGAAATGTTCACCTTTATGACACTTATTACCCCCCTCTATGTGTAGCTATATCCCTACTCAGTAGAGGAGGGTGAAGATAATCTCCGCTTAATTCTAAGACGATTTATTGAAGAATTGGCGACGTCTTAAGATAACAGAGGAATACTGGAGGGATGCGGATAAACCGTTCTACTCCGTATAAACACAAACGTGCCCGCATCCTTATACCCAATTACTCTAGAAAAGAAGAGAGGCCTGTTAGGCGCTTACACCATCCTCTTCTTCGGTACCCCCGGCGAGGTGAACAACCTGCGGGCAGATGAACTGGCGTGGTTTTGCGGCGAGCTGGTCACCGTACTTGCACTCTGCTCTTCGCTCTCACTTTCCGGCTGACTGTCCCGCTCCATCACCAGTTGGTTCACAGTTACAGTACATCTCCGTCTTCTAACCAGTTTTGAGACCAAGGTCTCTTCTTTAGGGGAGGGAGAACGGGGTCTCTTATTTTTGTGAATTTTGGGCGAGGGAGTTTGGAGAGGGGTGGTTTGCCTACACAGATCCGTCTCGCAGAGGGTCTGGAATTTAACATCTGGGTTCTCGTCTTGATAGAGCGATTTGAATTTGGATCGTACGGCAGAAAGGCTGTATGTGGGGCCACAGTCTGCTTGTGACCTGGAAGGAGAAGAAATACAGCTCAGAGAGGTCTACAAGATTCAGTTCTCTGCCGATTACAACTTTAACTGTATTACTTATATGAAAGAGGAGTCCATCCCTATGTTTTATGAATACTTAATGTGCAAAGACATTAAGTAAACACACCTGTATAATACACAAGGTATAGTGTAGTTTAGTCTCCTACGTTAACAAAACATGGAATGCGTTTGGTGACCAGAGTCTGATAAACGTAATATGTTCTGATTGTCTAACTGCTGTGAAGGTCCTAGCTTTACCCCACCTCATCTCTAGTGATTACATACCCTTGTTCATGGGCATCAGCCCACATCTGCTTACAGTGGTTCAATGTGGACTATAGGGGGTCCCATAAACATCAagtgtcacctacacacagtagaAGCAGGCGTTTCGTGAGCAAATTCATTAGgacaccataggcaaaccgaggaggggggggggggttcctagtgcctggaaacccccctccaagcctgaggcactgtataattgaggtggctggaccctgctcccgcttcacacagctctgcttgaaaagggagagctgcgtgcacctaacattagtgcacacagcattgcccatgtatattatgggtataggaagagttggagagcagccaagcactgtctaatattgtaGCCACACaccaatgcatgctggtcacgctcaCAGGCGGCgtgctgtggaaacccccctctgcaaatcatgcgtttgcccctgaggccTGTTTGCTTCCCAGCCAACTGATAGGCTGTGTTGGTTCATACCACAAAATAGCTGGCTCCACTGCGAGTAGGTGGTCAAAACCCTTTAATTAGGTGGACAAATAgacaaaacatatttttgtatttgGATAAAGGTTAATAGCAAGCCATGTACTGTAGACAATAAAAGAATATAAAGAACTCAATGTGGATATAAAATGTATGTGCTCATGAAACTTCATAGTAAATTCAAATATCCCTATAATTTACACTGGGGTGTTCCAAGACCCCATGTACATATTATAAGTGGAGTTCAGTCGTCATGTAAATAATCTACAGGAAGGGCTTTATTAGCGATTCTAATGCTGAATATAATATTACATCACCACTGCTCATGGATTATACATAGGATAATGTTCACCCACGGTAGATGATTACAAGCATTAGAAGTCACTCAGAGCATCCCTTGGACCAGTGACAACGTGCAGAAAATATTGTACGACATTTATGATAAAGGCTACACTGGTAACTATGCCAAAGAAGCgctgtaacccatggcaaccacGGACCGGCTTAGGAAGTGATAGTGCACATATGATTATTTACCATGTGTTAAAACATCTTTTATTATGGTCACCTCGGTGCCAGCTTTTATAAATGTCCTCTAGTTTTTGTTTTACAGTGGTATTGATAATACTTGTATATTATGTAGGATTCTACACCGATTATAATGTCAACCAATGTAGTGTAATGTAAATACAGGGATAATTGCATATAGTACAACAGATATACTCACACAACTGTCTTAGGTGGAGTAGTAGCATGTTTGTGATGTGATCTTGGGGTCACGGTTTTTGATGTACTTGGGGTCACGGTTTTTGATGTACTTGGGGTCACGGTTTTTGATGTACTTGGGGTCACGGTTTTTGATGTACTTGGGGTCACGGTTTTTGATGTACTTGGGGTCTCCTTTCTTGGAGTCTTGTTCTGAACAGACGCATTTTCCATCCTCTTTTTAAGTTGCATATTTGGGGTCTGCGGCTCCTTGGACTCTGTGTTTAAATGCATATGATCCTTCTGCGCAACCTTAACACAATAACAAAGACTAGGTTAATAACGCTGACTGcatagagcaggggtgggcaaaccagtcctcaagggccaacaacagttcatgtttttaggatttctgtctgtagaaacagctgggataattactgacccagccaaatagattaactcagctgtgcatgattaaagaaatcctaaaaacatgaactgttgatggcccttgaggactggtttgcccacccctggcaTAGAGGGACAGGAGCGGTGCCATAGAAACCACAGACGGATTCCTCTCGATGAAAAGTAGTCGGTTTAAAAATCAACAACAACATTGGAACTTGTACCCAGAACAAGAATCAAATGAATTAACTTGAATTAAAAGGGCTGCTTCTGTACAAAAGTACTCTGGGTACACTACTATGCGATGACTCCATTAAGTTTAggttcataatttatttttatcatgtttaaAAATCTAAACCGCCATCTTCAAGACAGATAAAATTACAAATGAGAGTATGTGCACATGGGGGTTCACCCCAAGATTCCCCCCAATGCTAGATGAACGGAACACAAGCAGCCCAAACAGAAGTTTAAATAAGAATCACATGTCGCCAAGATTATTGCAGGGGCCGTTCACAAGGCCAATCAGAGCAACACAAGGTGAATGCGCATGTCCTGATCCATCTATGCTCCGTTGAGCATTTCCCCCTACTGGACTAGTGAACGGCCCTTGGAATCCTCTTTTGGATTAATGATCCCTTTTTAAGTCTGAGCTGTATTCTATTCCATTCAATGGCAGTTGAGCAGAACATAGCACAAGCATATGGGCAAAGTAGCCTGAACACCAGTGTGCACGGACCCTTTAACACATAGGATCGGCAGAATTAAAATGATGACCCTGTCTAGAGTCTTAtacttgtatctatctatctatgctaTTCCAGTGCCCACAAAAGCTCTCCATGGCTTACAGCCTCCAAGAACATCACTTGTATGGAAATGCaagagaccaagggctagatttactaagctgcgggtttgaaaaagtggggatgttgcctatagcaaccaatcagattctagctttcattttgtagaaagtgctaaataaatgaaagctagaatctgattggttgctataggcaacatccccacattttcaaacccgcagcttagtaaatctagccccaagaatgAACAGATCTATTCTAATTCAATGTAAACTTAAAGTTATGTTTGGCCAGCCCATATTATGCCGACAGTGAGCCAGGGGATTGACGTGTCGCTGACGAGCCAAAGGCCACAGAATTCAGAGCATTGGTATTGTACTGTATCATCTATATTAAGCTGTTTTATATGTACTGGAAGATGGCGTTATTGAAGATATGTTAATGAGAATATAACATCTGTGTGCAACAATTCTTGGTATAAAATATCATTGTCCCTGTGTTGTGGTTGGGGTATCCAAGCTTATATTGTTATCTCTTTGTAGTATATAAACTTATTGCAGAATCTGTATGCACTGTGTATATGATTGTAAGTCTAAGATATCTGCTTTGGGGCTATACAATATAAGTGA is part of the Mixophyes fleayi isolate aMixFle1 chromosome 10, aMixFle1.hap1, whole genome shotgun sequence genome and harbors:
- the TERF2 gene encoding telomeric repeat-binding factor 2 isoform X1, whose translation is MEGASGSGNFSCLESVVNQWVLEYFFHLSTEAFKSGRHKDFAEIRDILAVLIQRPFVCMEKNTYILRIMQCLSRIEEGEDPDCTFEEDKIETPLESAVGVLDLMNSEMSLDKDVLKSNKQMLKEAAVVACLKKQQFSKASKILKKYVPYHSGTKQLRRDLLCIIQEKNLSHPLVANFSLSAIKQKMYEMFEKHIDNTPSFLLTVAQKDHMHLNTESKEPQTPNMQLKKRMENASVQNKTPRKETPSTSKTVTPSTSKTVTPSTSKTVTPSTSKTVTPSTSKTVTPRSHHKHATTPPKTVVSQADCGPTYSLSAVRSKFKSLYQDENPDVKFQTLCETDLCRQTTPLQTPSPKIHKNKRPRSPSPKEETLVSKLVRRRRCTVTVNQLVMERDSQPESESEEQSASTVTSSPQNHASSSARRLFTSPGVPKKRMVTRNPILNRVNVSEQDDWSDEEQLFQGKRSRTSKSDDSPTGVRKQKWTIEETEWIKCGVKKYGEGSWAKIQKSYDFQNRTAVMIKDRWRTMKKLSLV